A genomic window from Erpetoichthys calabaricus chromosome 17, fErpCal1.3, whole genome shotgun sequence includes:
- the cd276 gene encoding CD276 antigen isoform X1 — MLCNGSLEMCLFFFVAWVLYASQVAAVLDIKVPDGALVAQYGKDVVLNCSFSASSAVNISDLSIIWQLADTKKIVHRFVLGQDDLGSQSESFVGRTQLFPGRMSTGDVSLLLQNVQIEDEGVFTCFASYEDYGSASLQLLVGASYSKPHIMAKPASNLRPGDEVTMTCLSHGGYPEAVVLWLDGRGNNLTTLSSTSQVANEKGLFMVHSVLRVSVEANSSYTCRVKNEALGEETHSSFNITGPQVTFPPVALWVTISLAVCLVGLLIALAYVCRKKIAESCKEGPPAAEEAQEVEEDETKTAMKPLNS; from the exons ATGCTGTGCAACGGGAGCCTTGAGATGTGCCTTTTCTTCTTTGTGGCTTGGGTACTTTATGCCTCCCAAGTGGCAG CTGTCCTGGATATTAAGGTTCCAGATGGGGCCCTGGTGGCACAGTATGGCAAGGATGTGGTACTCAACTGCTCATTCTCAGCCTCCAGTGCTGTCAACATCTCAGATCTCAGCATCATCTGGCAACTGGCAGACACCAAGAAGATTGTCCACAGATTTGTACTGGGACAGGATGACCTGGGAAGCCAGTCAGAGAGCTTTGTGGGCCGTACGCAGCTCTTCCCAGGTAGAATGAGCACAGGAGATGTGTCACTACTGCTGCAGAACGTCCAGATAGAAGACGAAGGCGTCTTCACCTGCTTTGCCAGCTACGAGGACTACGGCTCTGCCAGCCTCCAGCTGCTCGTGGGAG CGTCCTACTCCAAGCCACACATCATGGCGAAGCCGGCCTCCAACCTGCGGCCAGGGGACGAGGTGACCATGACCTGTCTGTCTCACGGCGGGTACCCTGAAGCGGTCGTGCTGTGGCTCGACGGACGGGGCAACAACCTGACGACATtaagcagcacctctcaagtggCCAACGAGAAGGGTCTGTTCATGGTGCACAGCGTCCTGCGGGTCAGTGTGGAGGCCAACAGCAGTTACACCTGTCGGGTGAAGAACGAGGCCCTCGGCGAGGAGACGCACTCCTCCTTCAATATCACAG GGCCGCAAGTGACCTTCCCTCCAGTGGCGTTGTGGGTAACGATCAGCCTGGCAGTCTGCCTCGTGGGGCTCCTCATCGCTTTGGCATATGTGTGCCGGAAGAAAATTGCAGAAAGCTGTAAGGAGGGACCCCCAG CAGCAGAAGAGGCACAAGAAGTGGAGGAGGACGAGACCAAAACAG CCATGAAGCCTTTAAACTCTTGA
- the cd276 gene encoding CD276 antigen isoform X2, producing the protein MLCNGSLEMCLFFFVAWVLYASQVAAVLDIKVPDGALVAQYGKDVVLNCSFSASSAVNISDLSIIWQLADTKKIVHRFVLGQDDLGSQSESFVGRTQLFPGRMSTGDVSLLLQNVQIEDEGVFTCFASYEDYGSASLQLLVGASYSKPHIMAKPASNLRPGDEVTMTCLSHGGYPEAVVLWLDGRGNNLTTLSSTSQVANEKGLFMVHSVLRVSVEANSSYTCRVKNEALGEETHSSFNITGPQVTFPPVALWVTISLAVCLVGLLIALAYVCRKKIAESCKEGPPAEEAQEVEEDETKTAMKPLNS; encoded by the exons ATGCTGTGCAACGGGAGCCTTGAGATGTGCCTTTTCTTCTTTGTGGCTTGGGTACTTTATGCCTCCCAAGTGGCAG CTGTCCTGGATATTAAGGTTCCAGATGGGGCCCTGGTGGCACAGTATGGCAAGGATGTGGTACTCAACTGCTCATTCTCAGCCTCCAGTGCTGTCAACATCTCAGATCTCAGCATCATCTGGCAACTGGCAGACACCAAGAAGATTGTCCACAGATTTGTACTGGGACAGGATGACCTGGGAAGCCAGTCAGAGAGCTTTGTGGGCCGTACGCAGCTCTTCCCAGGTAGAATGAGCACAGGAGATGTGTCACTACTGCTGCAGAACGTCCAGATAGAAGACGAAGGCGTCTTCACCTGCTTTGCCAGCTACGAGGACTACGGCTCTGCCAGCCTCCAGCTGCTCGTGGGAG CGTCCTACTCCAAGCCACACATCATGGCGAAGCCGGCCTCCAACCTGCGGCCAGGGGACGAGGTGACCATGACCTGTCTGTCTCACGGCGGGTACCCTGAAGCGGTCGTGCTGTGGCTCGACGGACGGGGCAACAACCTGACGACATtaagcagcacctctcaagtggCCAACGAGAAGGGTCTGTTCATGGTGCACAGCGTCCTGCGGGTCAGTGTGGAGGCCAACAGCAGTTACACCTGTCGGGTGAAGAACGAGGCCCTCGGCGAGGAGACGCACTCCTCCTTCAATATCACAG GGCCGCAAGTGACCTTCCCTCCAGTGGCGTTGTGGGTAACGATCAGCCTGGCAGTCTGCCTCGTGGGGCTCCTCATCGCTTTGGCATATGTGTGCCGGAAGAAAATTGCAGAAAGCTGTAAGGAGGGACCCCCAG CAGAAGAGGCACAAGAAGTGGAGGAGGACGAGACCAAAACAG CCATGAAGCCTTTAAACTCTTGA